From a region of the Ostrinia nubilalis chromosome 18, ilOstNubi1.1, whole genome shotgun sequence genome:
- the LOC135080390 gene encoding L-threonine ammonia-lyase-like, translated as MHDDIDFDENCDPNNPRRIRYDDILAASRRIVGSVIRTPCTKAHMSEKLGMEIYLKQEFLQYTGCFKERGVRNTLMLLTEEQKKYGVIAASLGNHAIAMSYHTTQLGVPCIVVMPINAAVNKINKCEKLGAKVIMHGANIFEARLHAMGISKEKKMLYVNGYDHPNVIEGQGSIGIEIVEQLPSVDAILVPVGGGSLVTGIAIAAKHLKPDTEVYGITTDKTCSMVEALRKNERIKLEIDTTIADGLAVNMVGVNTFHSLKGVVDKMIVVKEDWVARAIMHLIEDERYVVEGAGAVPVAAIMAGLFPNLKGKKVVCVLSGGNIGTTVLSRALERGMAAEGRLVKFKVTVNDRPGGMADLCALLAGIGVTVRDCIPERAWVKGDVFSVELRVICETRGWDHTKELMEQVKKHFKEYFFQDMSERTDKNAGTRRGPCLAPNPVCMQK; from the exons ATGCATGAC GATATAGACTTCGACGAGAACTGTGATCCCAACAACCCCCGAAGAATCAGATATGACGACATCTTGGCCGCGTCGCGCCGCATCGTGGGCTCTGTCATTCGCACACCCTGCACG aaaGCTCACATGTCCGAAAAACTTGGAATGGAAATATACCTGAAACAGGAATTTTTACAATACACCGGATG tttcaAGGAACGTGGTGTTCGGAATACTTTGATGTTGCTGACTGAGGAGCAAAAAAAGTATGGCGTGATAGCCGCCTCCCTCGGCAACCACGCTATTGCGATGAGCTACCACACCACGCAGCTTGGCGTGCCCTGCATAGTCGTGATGCCGATCAATGCGGCCGTCAACAAAATCAACAAATGTGAAAAACTCGGCGCTAAAGTCATCATGCATGGAGCAAACATATTCGAAGCCCGGTTACATGCTATGGGAATAAGCAAAGAGAAAAAGATGCTATACGTTAATGG TTACGATCACCCAAATGTAATCGAAGGGCAGGGCTCTATTGGAATAGAGATAGTAGAACAGCTCCCATCGGTAGACGCCATATTGGTCCCAGTGGGCGGCGGGAGTCTCGTCACTGGTATCGCTATAGCAGCAAAGCATTTGAAACCAGATACAGAAGTTTAC GGTATTACAACAGACAAGACATGCTCAATGGTGGAAGCACTCCGTAAGAATGAAAGAATCAAGTTAGAAATAGATACCACAATAGCAGATGGACTGGCGGTTAATATGGTCGGCGTAAATACTTTTCACAGTCTAAAAGGAGTAGTAGATAAAATG ATCGTGGTCAAAGAAGATTGGGTGGCTCGTGCTATCATGCATCTCATTGAAGACGAGCGATACGTGGTGGAAGGCGCGGGGGCGGTTCCAGTAGCAGCTATTATGGCCGGCTTATTCCCAAACCTCAAGGGAAAGAA AGTGGTGTGCGTGTTGTCTGGGGGCAACATCGGCACCACGGTGCTGTCGCGCGCGCTGGAGCGCGGCATGGCGGCCGAGGGCCGGCTGGTGAAGTTCAAGGTGACCGTCAACGACCGGCCCGGCGGCATGGCCGACCTGTGCGCGCTGCTGGCCGGCATCGGCGTCACGGTGCGCGACTGCATCCCGGAGCGGGCGTGGGTCAAAGGAGACGTGTTCAGCGTGGAG ttaaGAGTGATATGCGAAACCAGAGGATGGGATCACACTAAGGAATTGATGGAGCAGGTAAAGAAGCACTTCAAGGAATACTTCTTCCAAGACATGAGTGAAAGAACAGACAAAAATGCCGGAACGCGCCGCGGGCCCTGCCTCGCGCCCAACCCCGTCTGCATGCAGAAATGA
- the LOC135080391 gene encoding L-threonine ammonia-lyase-like translates to MPKHNEAVMPSLDVKEPLGIAPGVLAKRDIVKTSTWCPNPKPDIEFDQWCDPLNPKTIIYKDVLKAASAIKEEYPYTPLVKSRYCKQFGLDLHYKFEIFHRTGSFNERGALYSLMMLSDEQKKNGVITASLGNWAMALAYQGYKLNIPIMVVLPVHTLLSTVEKCEDFGATVVLNGVNLAESKRHAFVMAEQNSRTYINGYDHPHVIAASGTIGLEILEQLPQTDAILVPVGGGGLIAGIAAVVKHLNPQILIYGIEPDKCCSFFKAMENEEPYQTAIGRSVAETLGVPTAGCNAFHTAKSLIDKMVLVDDDWIARAILHLVENEKMVAEGAGATSLSALLAVPDVLPELKGKSIVCVITGGNIDQIILPRCLERAKAVEGRLIKLTVTLPADSMNLQLKVLSMIANVGCNVLWCDVEHAWLLENDFRTIYFNLIIETFSLEHSCTLKRVMERLFPNICDFLEEPFSPIPICACFPKRFP, encoded by the exons ATGCCTAAACATAACGAAGCAGTGATGCCATCTTTGGATGTAAAAGAACCTCTAGGTATCGCTCCGGGTGTACTAGCTAAGCGTGACATCGTCAAAACAAGTACTTGGTGTCCAAATCCT AAGCCAGACATCGAATTCGATCAGTGGTGCGATCCTCTCAATCCTAAAACAATAATATACAAAGATGTTCTGAAAGCAGCATCCGCTATCAAAGAAGAATATCCTTATACCCCTCTTGTG AAATCGCGTTACTGTAAACAATTTGGGTTAGATTTGCATtacaaatttgaaatatttcaccGAACAGGAAG TTTTAATGAACGAGGTGCTCTATATTCGTTAATGATGCTTAGTGACGAGCAAAAAAAGAATGGTGTCATTACAGCATCGTTAGGTAATTGGGCAATG GCTCTAGCGTACCAAGGTTATAAACTAAACATTCCTATTATGGTGGTATTGCCGGTCCACACTTTACTCAGCACTGTTGAGAAATGCGAAGATTTTGGGGCAACGGTCGTTTTGAATGGGGTTAACCTGGCCGAATCTAAGAGACACGCCTTTGTAATGGCTGAACAAAATAGCAGGACCTACATTAATGG CTATGATCACCCCCATGTGATCGCGGCATCGGGAACTATTGGATTAGAAATATTAGAGCAATTGCCGCAAACGGATGCTATTCTCGTGCCTGTGGGTGGTGGAGGACTAATCGCTGGCATCGCTGCAGTCGTGAAGCACCTTAATCCTCAAATCCTTATTTAC GGCATAGAACCAGATAAATGCTGCAGTTTCTTCAAAGCCATGGAAAATGAGGAACCTTACCAAACGGCTATAGGGAGAAGTGTAGCAGAAACTTTAGGTGTTCCTACTGCAGGCTGTAATGCCTTTCACACGGCAAAATCTTTAATCGATAAAAtg GTCTTGGTTGATGATGACTGGATTGCGAGAGCCATATTGCATTTAGTCGAAAACGAAAAAATGGTAGCCGAGGGTGCAGGTGCCACTAGCCTAAGCGCTCTTTTGGCAGTCCCTGACGTTCTACCAGAACTCAAAGGGAAAAG CATTGTATGTGTAATCACCGGGGGCAATATTGACCAAATAATACTACCCAGATGTTTAGAACGAGCGAAAGCTGTTGAAGGTCGATTGATAAAACTAACg GTAACACTTCCAGCAGACAGCATGAATTTACAGCTGAAAGTTTTAAGCATGATCGCGAACGTTGGCTGTAACGTGCTATGGTGTGACGTGGAGCATGCCTGGCTTTTGGAAAACGATTTCAGGACTATCTAT TTCAATCTCATCATAGAAACCTTCAGCTTGGAGCACTCTTGTACGCTGAAACGAGTCATGGAACGTTTGTTCCCAAACATATGCGACTTCCTGGAAGAGCCTTTTAGTCCCATACCGATATGTGCATGTTTCCCGAAAAGATTTCCATAA
- the LOC135080559 gene encoding L-threonine ammonia-lyase-like, which produces MSRRNEDFDEFCDPENPRPIKYADVMDAANRLRPHILNTPCVPSHHQREFVMNLYYKCENLQKSGSFKERGTLNALQLLPLDKKKLGVVVASIGNDGAGLCCHASKMGIPVIVVMPSTTPIAKLQKCHSLGAKVVVQGGNLMEAQRYARAIARDKGLTYINGRDHPHVLAGYGTIALEIVEQVPNVDAVLVPVGSGGLAAATCAMIKALKPNCLVYGVQPEVMPTFFKSLENGDPVTIPVQSTIADAVASPNVGVNSFGNAQQLLDKMLLVKEDWIARAILHLVEKERYVVEGAGACPLAAIVGNLVPEFKLKNVVCILSGGNIDHISLNRCLERGLSAEGRLVKFGVGIKNTLTANAQLLRLLANGGYNVVRQFRDGWWMEDEVYNIEVKLVCETKGMDHALELKRIIERAYPCKSVFETEPFNDKRTCPCYVRKSIS; this is translated from the exons ATGTCTCGCCGTAAC gaagattttgatgaattttgtgACCCCGAAAACCCACGTCCCATAAAATATGCGGATGTGATGGATGCAGCCAATCGTTTGAGGCCCCACATATTGAACACGCCATGTGTT CCGTCGCATCATCAACGGGAGTTTGTGATGAACTTGTATTACAAGTGTGAAAACTTACAAAAGTCGGGAAG TTTCAAAGAAAGGGGGACTCTAAATGCGCTTCAGCTATTGCCATTGGATAAGAAAAAGCTCGGCGTGGTCGTGGCATCAATAGGGAACGATGGGGCGGGGCTCTGCTGCCACGCTTCTAAGATGGGCATCCCGGTCATCGTGGTGATGCCGAGCACCACTCCCATAGCCAAACTGCAGAAATGCCACAGCCTCGGAGCCAAGGTGGTCGTGCAAGGAGGCAATCTGATGGAAGCGCAGCGATATGCGCGGGCCATCGCGCGCGACAAAGGCTTAACCTACATTAACGG ACGAGATCACCCGCACGTGCTCGCTGGCTATGGAACTATAGCGCTGGAGATCGTGGAGCAAGTGCCTAACGTGGATGCTGTGCTCGTGCCAGTTGGAAGCGGAGGGCTGGCGGCCGCGACCTGCGCGATGATCAAGGCCCTTAAACCGAACTGTCTTGTTTAC GGTGTGCAGCCCGAAGTAATGCCAACGTTTTTCAAGTCACTAGAGAATGGCGACCCTGTGACTATTCCGGTGCAATCGACGATTGCTGACGCCGTTGCCTCGCCTAATGTCGGCGTCAACTCCTTCGGCAATGCCCAACAGCTTCTTGATAAAATG TTGCTGGTCAAGGAAGACTGGATAGCGCGTGCAATTCTACATTTAGTCGAAAAAGAGCGATACGTCGTTGAAGGGGCTGGCGCGTGCCCACTGGCTGCGATTGTCGGCAATTTAGTGCcagaattcaaattaaaaaa CGTCGTGTGTATTCTGAGCGGCGGCAACATTGACCATATATCACTAAATAGGTGTCTAGAAAGAGGACTTTCCGCTGAAGGACGATTGGTGAAGTTTGGA GTGGGTATAAAGAACACCCTAACAGCTAACGCCCAGTTGCTAAGACTTCTCGCGAACGGAGGCTACAACGTGGTGCGCCAGTTTAGAGACGGCTGGTGGATGGAGGACGAAGTCTACAATATTGAG GTTAAACTTGTCTGTGAGACTAAAGGCATGGACCATGCCTTAGAGCTGAAGAGAATAATTGAACGAGCCTACCCCTGCAAATCAGTTTTTGAGACCGAACCATTCAATGACAAGAGAACCTGCCCTTGCTATGTCAGAAAATCAATCTCATAA
- the LOC135080560 gene encoding probable pterin-4-alpha-carbinolamine dehydratase → MALYRNLYKAGSVAIHFHPAGSVKCARPPINAIPFVGLASATTVSSSKRKMADKLTQAERDTQLQALLQAGWKLQSNRDAIEKEYQFKNFNEAFGFMTRVALLAEKMDHHPEWFNVYNKLQVTLSSHDVNGLSKRDLKMASFMDKNFS, encoded by the exons ATGGCACTATACAGAAATTTGTACAAGGCGGGTTCTGTAGCGATACACTTTCACCCCGCGGGGTCGGTGAAGTGCGCGCGGCCGCCGATCAATGCCATTCCATTCGTCGGTTTAGCCAGTGCGACGACGGTATCGTCCAGTAAGAGGAAAATG GCTGACAAACTAACTCAAGCAGAGCGAGACACACAGCTTCAGGCCCTCCTCCAGGCTGGCTGGAAGCTGCAAAGTAACAGAGATGCCATAGAAAAGGAGTACCAATTCAAGAACTTCAATGAAGCCTTTGGGTTTATGACAAGAGTGGCTTTGCTGGCTGAGAAAATGGATCACCACCCTGAGTGGTTCAATGTTTACAATAAGTTGCAA GTAACTTTGTCTTCCCACGATGTGAACGGATTGAGCAAACGGGATCTCAAGATGGCCAGTTTTATGGATAAGAACTTCAGTTAA
- the LOC135080389 gene encoding L-threonine ammonia-lyase-like → MHDDIDLDENCDPNNPRKIRYDDILAASRRIMGSVIRTPCTKAHMSEKLGMEIYLKQEFLQYTGCFKERGVRNTLMLLTEEQKKYGVIAASSGNHAIAMSYHATQLGVPFVVVIPANAAVNKINKCEKLGAKVIMHGANIFEARLHAMGISKEKKMLYVNGYDHPNVIEGQGSIGIEIIEQLPSVDAILVPVGGGSLITGIAIAAKHLKPDTEIYGITTDKTCSMVEALRKNERIKLEIDTTIADGLAVNMVGVNTFYNLKGVVDKMIVVKEDWVARAILHLIEDERYLVEGAGAVPVAAIMAGLFPNLKGKKVVCVLSGGNIGTTVLSRALERGMAAEGRLVKFKVTVNDRPGGMADLCALLAGIGVTVRDCIPERAWVKGDVFSVEIRVICETRGWDHTKEIMEQIKKHFKEYFFQDMSERTDKNAGTRRGPCLAPNPVCMQK, encoded by the exons ATGCATGAC GATATAGACCTCGACGAGAACTGTGATCCCAACAATCCTCGAAAAATCAGATATGACGACATCTTGGCCGCGTCGCGCCGCATCATGGGCTCTGTCATACGCACGCCCTGCACG AAAGCTCACATGTCCGAAAAACTTGGAATGGAAATATACCTGAAACAGGAATTTTTACAATATACCGGATG tttcaAGGAACGTGGTGTCCGGAATACTTTGATGTTGCTGACTgaggaacaaaaaaaatatggcgTGATAGCCGCCTCAAGTGGGAACCACGCCATTGCGATGAGCTACCACGCCACGCAGCTCGGCGTGCCCTTCGTCGTCGTGATACCGGCCAACGCGGCCGTCAACAAAATCAACAAATGTGAAAAACTCGGCGCTAAGGTCATCATGCATGGAGCAAACATTTTCGAAGCCCGGTTACATGCTATGGGAATAAGCAAAGAGAAAAAGATGCTATACGTTAATGG TTACGATCACCCAAATGTAATCGAAGGGCAGGGCTCTATTGGAATAGAGATAATAGAACAGCTCCCATCGGTAGACGCCATATTGGTCCCAGTGGGCGGCGGAAGTCTCATCACTGGCATCGCCATAGCAGCAAAGCATTTGAAACCAGATACAGAAATTTAC GGTATTACAACAGACAAGACATGCTCAATGGTAGAAGCACTCCGTAAGAATGAAAGAATCAAGTTGGAAATAGATACTACAATAGCAGATGGACTGGCGGTTAATATGGTCGGAGTAAATACTTTCTACAATCTAAAAGGAGTAGTAGATAAAATG ATCGTGGTCAAAGAAGACTGGGTGGCTCGTGCTATCTTGCATCTCATTGAAGACGAGCGATACTTGGTGGAAGGCGCGGGGGCGGTTCCAGTAGCAGCTATTATGGCTGGCTTATTCCCAAACCTCAAAGGAAAGAA AGTGGTGTGCGTGTTGTCTGGGGGCAACATCGGCACCACGGTGCTGTCGCGCGCGCTGGAGCGCGGCATGGCGGCCGAGGGCCGGCTGGTGAAGTTCAAGGTGACCGTCAACGACCGGCCCGGCGGCATGGCCGACCTGTGCGCGCTGCTGGCCGGCATCGGCGTCACGGTGCGCGACTGCATCCCGGAGCGGGCGTGGGTCAAAGGAGACGTGTTCAGCGTGGAG ATAAGAGTGATATGCGAAACCAGAGGCTGGGATCACACTAAGGAGATAATGGAGCAGATAAAGAAGCACTTCAAGGAATACTTCTTCCAAGACATGAGTGAAAGAACAGACAAAAACGCCGGCACGCGTCGCGGGCCCTGCCTCGCACCCAACCCCGTCTGCATGCAGAAATGA